A single region of the Anopheles funestus chromosome X, idAnoFuneDA-416_04, whole genome shotgun sequence genome encodes:
- the LOC125767967 gene encoding solute carrier family 35 member E1 homolog: protein MAMLLKRPIGTLVSGLRSVGGGNRNGGGNTPLLDGGYTSGTGGGTAAPGHDGGMRQTLTIVFLCILWYVVSSSNNVIGKMILSEFPYPMTVTMIQLTSITVYSGPFFNLWGVRKYVDISWRYYFTFIVPLALGKFLASVTSHISIWKVPVSYAHTVKATMPLFTVILSRIIMRERQTKAVYLSLMPIIVGVGIATLTELSFDVIGLISALIATMGFSLQNIFSKKVLKETGVHHLRLLHILGRLALFMFLPVWIYVDLFNVMKHPSIVTGDYRVIALLFTDGVLNWLQNILAFSVLSLVTPLTYAVASASKRIFVIAISLFVLGNPVTWLNVLGMLVAILGVLCYNRAKYFARRQDTLLPYAFNAKESGDTKGSTTLASHGNGRRYPYAPLHANGGVSVPENVLLANGTANLVPVATHPHSGPLGVAPTIPITTSSNMTTSSSTNGRLLFV, encoded by the exons ATGGCGATGCTGCTAAAGCGACCGATCGGAACGCTCGTTAGCGGGTTGCGCAGCGTTGGTGGCGGCAATCGAAATGGTGGTGGCAACACACCATTACTGGACGGCGGGTATACGAGCGGAACGGGCGGTGGTACCGCAGCACCGGGTCACGACGGAGGAATGCGCCAAACGCTGACGATCGTTTTTCTCTGCATCCTGTGGTACGTCGTGTCTAGCAGTAACAACGTTATCGGCAAGATGATACTGAGCGAGTTTCCCTACCCGATGACGGTGACGATGATACAGCTGACAAGCATTACCGTGTACAGTGGACCGTTCTTCAATCTGTGGGGCGTTCGGAAATATGTTGACATATCCTGGCGCTACTATTTCACCTTTATCGTGCCGTTGGCGCTGGGGAAATTTTTGGCCTCGGTAACGTCACACATTTCCATCTGGAAGGTGCCAGTTTCGTACGCTCATACAG TGAAAGCAACGATGCCACTATTCACCGTGATACTGTCGCGTATTATAATGCGCGAACGGCAAACCAAAGCCGTGTATCTGTCACTGATGCCGATCATCGTTGGTGTGGGCATTGCGACACTAACCGAACTATCGTTCGATGTTATCGGGCTGATCAGTGCACTGATCGCAACGATGGGCTTCTCACTGCAGAACATCTTTTCCAAGAAGGTGCTGAAGGAGACGGGCGTTCATCATCTACGGCTGCTGCACATACTCGGCCGGTTGGCCCTGTTTATGTTTCTGCCGGTGTGGATCTACGTCGATCTGTTTAACGTGATGAAACATCCATCCATT gtaACGGGTGACTATCGGGTGATTGCGCTGCTGTTTACCGACGGTGTGCTTAACTGGTTGCAAAACATACTCGCGTTCAGTGTGCTGTCGTTGGTGACGCCCCTGACGTACGCGGTCGCAAGCGCCAGCAAGCGCATCTTTGTCATTGCCATCTCGCTGTTCGTGCTGGGCAATCCGGTAACGTGGCTGAACGTGCTCGGCATGCTGGTAGCGATACTCGGTGTGCTGTGTTACAATCGGGCGAAATATTTTGCCCGCCGTCAGGACACGCTACTACCGTACGCATTCAATGCGAAGGAGTCCGGTGATACGAAGGGTTCGACCACGCTTGCCAGCCACGGTAATGGCCGGCGGTATCCGTACGCTCCCCTCCACGCTAATGGCGGTGTATCGGTACCGGAGAATGTACTGCTAGCGAACGGTACGGCCAACCTCGTGCCAGTGGCAACCCATCCACACAGTGGACCGCTCGGTGTAGCACCGACAATCCCGATCACAACGTCCTCGAACATGACTACGTCCAGCAGTACCAATGGTAGGTTACTGTTCGTTTAG
- the LOC125767986 gene encoding vitamin K epoxide reductase complex subunit 1 has protein sequence MSIFTGNCKCSYTVGLVGLSVCGFLLSLYTSYVELRAEHDHSYRAMCDISERISCTKVFTSRYGRGFGIVGPVLGDDSLLNVPNGFYGIFYYFLVAAFSFSDHLIISRLNSYLILLSNCLSLYLAYLLYYVLEDMCIVCVTTYAVNFISLILALQKIQVLIRDEQIMRAFKVSKSK, from the exons ATGAGCATCTTCACAGGCAATTGCAAATGTTCGTACACGGTGGGGCTGGTTGGGCTGAGCGTATGTGGCTTTCTGCTGTCCCTGTACACATCCTACGTAGAGCTGCGTGCCGAACATGATCATTCCTACAGAGCAATGTGCGACATTAGCGAACGCATCAGCTGCACTAAAGTGTTCACTTCAAG GTACGGGCGAGGATTTGGTATTGTCGGACCGGTTCTGGGCGACGACTCGCTCCTGAACGTACCGAACGGGTTCTACGGCATCTTTTACTACTTTCTCGTCGCAGCATTCAGCTTCAGCGATCATTTAATCATCTCCCGGCTCAACAGCTACCTGATACTGCTATCCAACTGTCTGTCGCTTTACCTGGCCTATCTGCTCTACTACGTCCTGGAGGATATGTGTATCGTGTGCGTTACCACGTACGCGGTGAACTTTATCAGCTTGATACTGGCACTGCAAAAAATCCAGGTACTAATCCGGGACGAACAGATAATGCGCGCCTTCAAAGTGAGCAAATCCAAGTAG